The Canis aureus isolate CA01 chromosome 15, VMU_Caureus_v.1.0, whole genome shotgun sequence genome includes the window ctgaggaattttccattgtatgtagtatttaaaaaaaaaagattttacttatttattcatgagagacagagagagagggagagggtgagacggacataggcagagggagaagcaggcttgctctGGGGTGCCTGTTATGgaacatgatcccaggaccccagaatcataccctgaatcaaaggcagacactcaaccactgagccacccaggggccctgcttGTGGTGTTTTAAAAGGAATCGCATTGAATGCGTAGATAGCCTCAGGTAGCCTAGACATtatcacaatatttgttcttcctgtTCCTGAGATTggaatgtgtttccatttctttttatcttactCAATTAATTTCCTAAGTGTTCTGTTGTTTTCACAGTAGagattttttacctctttggttaggtgtattcctagattttggtgcaattgtaaatgggaatgaTTCTTGATTTCACTTCCTTGTGCTTCGTTGTTAGAgtttagaaatgcaacagacttctgtgtattgattttatatcctgggaCATTGATGAGTTCTTGTATCAGCCTAGCgatttttgggtggagtcttttgcattttctacatacagtatcatatcatctgcaaagagtgagagtttgacttcctcctTACTGTTttggatgccttctatttcttttagttgtctgattgctgaggctacaaCTTCTAGTCCTATGATCAATAGTAAttgtgagagtgaacatccccgTGTTCTTTCTGACCATTCGGAAAAgaagatgatattagctgtgggtcttttgacATGGCCTTTCTGATGTTGAGGTATATGCCATCTCTCCCtcctttgttgagggtttttaatcAAATAAGGCTGctgtatttattttgtgaaatgcttttcgTGCATCTCTGGAGAGGTTCACGTGCTTCCTATCCTTTTAATAATGAGCTATATCACAtagtttgatttgcaaatattgaactacccCTGCGAAAACAGGGCCAATTTAATAGTTGAATTTTATCTGGGAAAATGTGCTTCCCTAACACAAGGGTAAAGGAGAACTCTAAAGAATACAGAACTAGAGTCCTAGCTCCACCAGGCAAATCTGTCTGATAGAATTTCAGTTGGGAAGTAAGCTACATAAGGCAGGGAGCTCGTCACTGTTCTGGCAAAGTAGGCACACGTATCTGATTTTTGGAAGCATCCACGGTGGACAGACCGGTCCCTGACACAGCAGGTTTAAAGCTGGAGTGGCTGTGGCAGTGAGGTCTGGGTATGTGGCGCCCTCCCTGGCTGTGAGGGAAAGGCCAGGGGAATCCCTAAGGAGCAACACCAGGCACACGGGGCTAGCTGCTGCACACTGTGCACTTGGCTGGTGATGCTGACACTCTGGGCAGAGCGGCCTGTCCCAGCACTTACTGGTCTCCATCATCATGTCTCCGGTGCTTACATTTTCTACACcctattcttcttttatttttttaaatcacatttatcTTAGTTTTTCTGACCaccatttatttaggtttatgATTTTTCACAGCCTGCATCTTCTTCCTTTTAATGAAGTTCTGCTTTTATTTGTAATGTAGTTGCTTCTACTCTCTTCTGTTCTACTTTCCATTCTACTTGCTATTCTGTTCTActtgctattaaaaaaagaaacctcaatcATGGCCATGCTGTGCAAGTTAGTTGTCAATGGAACCTTAGGAGTCCAAGAGCGTTTTGATTTTGATCGAGTATAACAAAAAGCTGGTTAATATTAATACACATTTTGCTACCTTCACTTTTTTAGctgtttttaaagtaacatttccCTTGGCACAAAATAGTCACCCtgcaatgaagaaaatatagagataagcaaaaataagttaataaacaaataaataaataaatccgaAACACTGTACCAAACCtgttaaataacaaaaactcaacaaagtaaattttaaaaatctaatttgctTTATTAACTGATTCATGAGTCAGGCAggatcccatctagcaagtagagggaaGCATCAAAGGGCTACAAAAAAGGAAGTGTTTTTAAACATGAAGAAGCAGTGGAAGAAAGGAAACGATTAGCCAAGAACCCATTGTTTTAGGCTAGGTTTCCCTTCTAAGAGGGATGAAGGGGTCTATTAGTCAGCTTCctagtgctgaccaggaaatCTCCATGTTGACTAGTTGAAGGCTACATTTCTGTGGGGCTGATGCAGTTAGGTGAAGCATTAAGTGCTGCTTTACTGACTTGAGGCCTTAACCTAAGTGACATCATTTTCAggctgtgattttctttttaacaacgGTGACAAAAAcattgaggcacctggggggctcaggtggtgaagcaCCTGTcttcgggctcaggtcatgatccctgggctctatgatccctgggtcctggatggagccctgcaacaggatccctgctcagtgggcaagcctgcttctccctctcccactcccccacctggtgctctctctgtctctttctgtgtcaaataaaatctttaaaaggtaaataaataaattcatctacataaaatctcaaaacaatgaacagtgacaaaaataaacaaacacctTGTGGAGAATTGCCAGGGTAGAGAAGCAAAATACAAAACCTTTGCTACTTGGCTCTCTTGAATGCTTGACAGTTTGTTCCCAGGAGTATTTGTGTTTAGAGGCCAAGTCATCTTCTTCAGTGAAGTCTGCTGTCCCATGTATCTTataaagcagtgattctcaaggTATGACAGTAAGGGTgggttggggtggaggggggattTTGCTGCCccagtgttaaaaagaaaaccatagaccCCGAGAATGATATCAATTCCATTGAGTTCCTAAATTGTGGATTAATATTAATCTAATTccaatttaggggcacctggctagctgaGTAAagtgtgtaactcttgatcttatggttgtgggttccagccccacactgggtgtggagtttacttaaaaaaataaaatgtgtaaaaaaaagaaattgtaagcaaaaatattaaacaaataattgcAGTTTCGAATTTCTCCAGAAAAGTAGTCTTTACCAGTAGTCAggctttttgttgctgttgttgttagtGCCAGTCTTCCCCTTGGGCAGGGAGGGAGTCCCGAGCAGATAAGACCGCTTGCCTCTCCCCCAAGGCAAAGTGGTCTTTCCCGGAACAATCCTTTCCGTTTGCTAACGAGTTGCTTGCCCCAGCGTCCGGCTGTCAGCACCTTCCAGGTAGTACCATTCCTCGCAGCTTCttctatttgctagatgggatgtGACCTGATTTGTGAATCGTTTAATAAAGTCGGTTAGATCTTTCGCGATACTCGCGCCTCGGATAAACTCCTTGGCTACGTCCGATGCTGCCAGTGCACAAAGGTCAGTGAGATCTTGAAGCGCAGCTGAATGTTTTATTTAGCGCCGTGGGTGCACGGGGGTGCGTCTCCAGACAAAACACGGAGCTCCCAGGCACGTACGAATGTGAAGCTGGCCCCGTGGTTTGCCTGAACATCGAGGAGAACAGGTCCGCGTGTATTTTATCTGGAGGTCTCAGGCGCCCACGACCGCGACCCCGGCCCGGCGGCCAGGCCCTGCGGGTTCCCAGCCGGCTTTGCCCGAGGGCGAGCTCGGGGCGGGCAGGGGCCGCGGGGCCTGCCCGGGTGCTGGGCCCGCAGCTGAGGGCGCAGCTGCCCGCGCCGCGGTTCTCGCCTCTTTCCCAGGTGCCCGGGGGCCCGCGACGACTGTCCCTGTGCTGGGAAGGCGAAGGCCGCCTCTTGCCCGAGCCCCCGCCGTGGGGCGGGGAGAGGCTTCGCGCCCCGGGGAGCAGGAGCCACGGGCGTCCGCGCTCCGCTCCTCGGGGCTGAGCCGGGGTGCAGTGCCGCGGCGCCCGGCGTGCGCACGGCGGGCGGAGGCCCTCGCGGGTCCCTCTAGGCTCCGCGGAGGCCGGGCCTCTCGGTGGTCgctggggccggggcgggccggggcggggccgcagaAGGAGCCCAGGCGCGGGGAGCCCATTGGTGCCGGACGTTGCGTGGCCGCGACGCTTCAGGCCGGGGCTTCCGGGCGCTCGGGCTCCTCGCAGCCGGCCCCGCAGACCTCGGCCCGGCGCGCAGGTACGTGTGGGCCCCCGAGCGGGGACAGGCCGGTTTGGCTGTGCGAGAGGCCGGGCCTGGCGTTGCGTTTTCTCAACGGTGCTCGAGGCGTTGGTCCTCGCTGTGGCGCGGAGGCTGCGCGGgagggacggggacggggacggggggGCTTCTGGGGCCGCGGGAGGCGCCGCCACAGGGAGGGGGGGAGGCGGGCAGAGACCCTCGGGGcagccagggtgctgggatgcgAGGGGAGGAGTGGTCGGACCTGCACCCGGAGGCGGCGGGGCTGCGGTGAGGCCTGCTGCGGGGCACGTCGCGTCCACGCGGGCTCATGGAGGGGGGGGTGTGGGGCGGGCAGGGTGCGGTGCACCTCTGGCGCCTCTGCCTGCTTCTGTGATTGTGGACgtttttctctgccttctatCACCTTGATGTTGTgatgtgggaggtgggggggtggggttccGGGTCTCACCAGGGCTCTTATCCCCCGCCCCAGAGCCATTGTGCAAATGGCTCAACTTTGAGGCATTTACAGTTATCAaatgtcatatttaaaaaaatatttttgaaataatgtaaGGATGAAAAAAGTTCAGAAACTGGTACAAAGTATTGATTGTCACGTTCTGTGCACTTAGACTCCCCAGGTGTAATGGACATCTAATGGAACAGAACAGGAAAACGAAAGCCCTAACATCTACAGGGTTTATTCAGACTGGCCTGCTGGTCTCCCCCATTTCCTTTCCGTGGCAGAGGATCCAAGTCAGGATTTAGTTGCATTTACTTAAACAATGGAGGGCCTCTTAACCCCCAGGACCCTTCAGAGTGGCCTTGGAAGCAGCAGGTCTCAGATGAGAGGGTCTTTTCTTCCTCCGTGCCGGCCCCATAGAGAACGTCCAGCAGGGCCTGTGGGCAGCTTTGGCACTTGTCACCGTCCCTTGACCCATCTAGTCCTGGCCTTTCAGCCTGTGTGGactctcctcctgcttctcaggCCTACCTGCTTCTGTCCTGGTATCTCTGAGGATACCGGCCTTGGCCGTCTTCTCTTTCAGTGGGAGCATTTCCCCTGGGTGATCTCTTGTGGCTCCAAGGATTCTTGTGGGTTTGAGCCTAACCTACATCCTCAGAGAACTCCGTCTGCAATTGCAGCGCAGGTCACTTCTCTGTTCCCCACTTACAGAGCCTGTGGCCTGCATGATACCTTGAAGGGTTATCTCAAAACAATTCTGTCTCAATATGAGCATATCTCAGCCTGAACTCACATCTGGTCTCCTCTAGTGCCCCCAGATCTGTGAATGCGACCATGGTACCCTTGCCACTCAGCCCATCCTAGGGTAGGCCTCCCTGACCAGCTCTACCCCTGACCCCCAGTCAATCCagatttggtttcctttttgAATCCTCCCTAGGCTGGCCCACTTTTCTCCCTGAGAACCACCATCCTGCGTTTTGTCCCCCTGTGCTTGCTCTATGCCCTCACTCAGTTGTCCACACCAGAGTCAGACTAAgctaaattgttttgtttttatttaaagatttttatttatttattcatgagagtgacagagtgagagaggcagagacctacgtagagggagaagcaggctccatgcaggaagtctgatgggggactcgatcccggatcccaggatcaggccctgagccaaaggcagacgctcaactgctgaagtCATTAGGCCATCTCTGGGCCCAGAGAGAGGAGGTCACCAGCTGCTTCTGAGACTAGGGACACAAGTTATCTCACCAGCCAGGGCCATGACCTCCACCACTGGATTTTCAGTGTAGATCCTGAAACTCCTACAACCTCCTACACTCATCCCCAGGCCTTAGAGATCCAAAACCTGAAAAGGGTGGGGgacaggaatctgtattttaacttcTCTAGCCAGATGGATTGTGAAACATCCAGGTTGACAAGTCTCATACAGAACAAACACATCTGATTCTCATTAGTTCCCAATAGTTATGTTCTATGTATCCCCACAAATGATGGATTAGGGAATTGAACCATCGCTCCCAGGAGAAACACAGGGTTAGGACAGTGTGGTCAACACCTCAATATATAATCTTGTTTCCTGCGTGTTTCTGCTTAAAGATCCTTCATGTAATACACATGATGGATTAACACTGAACTCTGCCAACAGCATTATACCTGGCCTCTGAAGGAAGCTTACCTACCTTGCCTATTTTCTCTGTGTGTACCTCACACCCTTCCTGAGCTTCCCTGCTCCTTCCAAAGCAAGTCGTAACCATTTAGGTATTtctggagaaaaagagaacatctGGAAAAAAACTATTTACAGTAGTTCTGTCTGTGGAAGAATTATAAGAAACTATTATGGTTAACTGGACACAGTCCatattgtttcatattttaaaaaattaacattacttTATAATCACCAAAAATGGATTTTTCCACTATGAGAGAAAACCAGGTAAAGTTCCTGATAAAGTGACTGGCACAAGATACTCATCGCATTGTAGCTATTATCCATACCTAGAATACCTGGCAACATTTGGGGGAGCCTCGGAGCATCCTTGAAGAAACCCTATTCTAGTTCTCTGAGGaggagagacaaaccaagaggCAATAAAACACGGAAGGTCTATTTATTCAACAGcagctttaaaaaggaatccTCTATACACTGAGGAGATACATTTCCCCATTTCTACTTCACTCCTTTCCCAGACATTTCTGTCCTTCCCAGGATAGAGCCTGATGCAAAAAGGTGATTGTCTTAGATGTACTTATACACGACCTTGGAGGGCACAGTTTGGAGGTGCAGACGGACAGGACATTTGTAAAAGTGGGACAGCAGAGTCTCACTGTAGCCCACCAGGAAGTAGAACTTGTGTGCAGGTAGCTGCCTCAGGACCAGAGCACAGATTTGCAACTGATTAGCCCGGCGCTTTAGGATCAGCTGGTCGGCCAGACACCCTGGGAAGGTGCCCAGCATGAACTTCCGAAGGAAAACATCCTCCACTGTTCGTTCTGCAGCATGTTCCTCACCATCCAGGTTACCTGAAAGGAGCAGGGCACCTCGAAGAGTCAGTGAAAACTCCAGCACTAACATCCAAGAGCACTGGGCACTCAATTCTACCCCCCACCCtggcttcctctcttctcttcaacAAGTGGAATAAAATGAACACCACTTTAAAGTTCAAAGTACGTTATTTCATTACATTCCCAAACAAATcctgtgaagtaggtattatCGGTTATCCTCGTTCTACAAAATGGAAGACTGACGCCTTAGCAGGGCACAACATTCAGAGGATCCTTTCCTGTCTAGCCCTTTCCCACTCTTTCTGGACCACTTATAGAAGCCCTGGCCATCTCTGGGCTGAAGCAGCCACCAGCTGCTTCTGAGACTAGGGACACAAGTTCTCTCACCAGCCAGGGCTATGACCTCCACCACTGGATTTTCAGTGTAGATCCTGAAACTCCTACAACCTCCTACACCCATCCCCAGGCCTTATAGATCCAAAACCTGAAAAGGGTGGGGcacaggaatctgtattttaacttcTCTAGCCAGATGGATTGTGAAACATCCAGGTTGACAAGTCTCATACAGAACAAACACATCTGATTCTCATTAGTTCCCAATAGTTATGTTCTATGTAGTCCCCATGAACGATGGATTAGGGAATTGAACCATCGCTCCCAGGAGAAACACAGGGTTAGGCCAGTGTGGTCAACACCTCAATATATAATCTTGTTTCCTGTGTGTTCTGCTTAAAGACCCTTCGTGTAATACACATGATGGATTAACGCTGAACTCTGCCAACAGCATTATACCTGGCCTCTGAAGGAAGCTCACCTACCTTGCCTATTTTCTCTGTGTGTACCTCACACCCTTCCCGAGCTTCACATGTCAGCATTAGGGCTACTTTAAGGCAGCGGAATCACCCACCAAAAGCACAGAACTGTGAACATGCGGCACTAATCCATCGGGAAAAGAACACTTGTTGGCAGCATGAGTGGGAACAAGAAGGCAGAGCCCTGGCGGGGAAGGTGTGTGCAGGGCGGTGCTCGGGCCCGTCCACGGGGACTCGCAAGTATGAAATCCGAGAATAAAACCTCTGAATACGGAGGAGTGGAATCAAGCGTCTCTCAGGTATTTATCTCCCGTTTGTGGGGAGGCCGCGACTCGCTGAGAAGGGTTTTTCCGCCCGCCCGGCAGGGGCCCCTCCCTCACCTGTGTGCAGCGACAGCCAGCCCTTGCGGTGGGCGATGAAGTGCGGTGCGTGCGCCTCCTCATAGGTCACCGGCTTGTCCCCTTTGCCTACTCGGACTCGGGCCGCCCGGTTCTAGGAGCCAGAAGGGCCGTGACTCTGCGGGTCCGCGACCCAAGCTACGTTCCCCTCACCGTGCCCCCCGCCCCACTGCCCCGGGCGCCCAGACCCCAGGACTCCGATCCTTGATCTTCGGGTCCTGGCCTTGCGGTCCCAGCCCTTCAGTCCCggtccccggccccgcccctcgacccccagcctccccgcccccgcgccccaccATCCCCGGCGCCTCCGTCTGTCCCCAGGTCCCCcgctccccgcaccccccccgcccccgctcaccTTGGCGCAGACCGCGGACAGGTGCAGGGCGCGCCAGGAGCACCGCAGCTCTCGGCTCCAGGACAACATCTGTGAGAGAAGGGGGAGGTGAGACGGAGACTCAGGCCCCCACCAGGGCCCCGGGGCCCGCCAGCGTCACCTACTCACCCGGGGCCCGAGCGCCCCGCAGCACACGGGCGCCGCCATCTTGAGTTCCGCGTCGCGCGCCCGACGTACCGCGGCGCAGCAGGGGAGAGGAGGCGGGGCGGCCCCAGGGTAAAGGTCAACCCCCGGGAAGCCGCGGAGGAGACCAAATCGGAACGGGGGGGGGCGGTAAGTCGCTCGGCCGGGGAgaggccgggggcgcggggagtgGGGGAgcgcggtggcggtggcggtggcggcggcggcggcggcggcggcagggcGGCCCCTCCGTCAGGACTGGAGGGCGTgtgggcgggcctgggggcggggccttccttgggggcggggccgcagcAGGCACAGTCTGTACCAGAGCGGGGCTTGGCAGTGGGGCCGGGGCGCAGCCGGGGGAGTCCGGGCGGGGCCTGCCTGCCGGGGCGGAGCCGGCGGCTACGCAGTTGGAGACTCGCTGCGAGCGGCCGTGCGGTGCAGGGAGCTGGGCTTCCCGCTGCCCCCGCTGCCCAGCAACGCCTAGCGGTGCACTTCTCCGCCTGCCAGGTGGTTCAGGTCTGGCACGGGGCGGTGCAGAGGTCAGGTCTCGCCGCTCGGGAGCTCGGGAGCTCGCAGCGGCAGGGACCCTGGTCATCCTGGGTCATCCCGGAGGGTGGCCCCATGGCTCTGCAGGCAGGAAGACGGGAGAATCTTTGCTATTTCCTGGTGAACCAACCTCTTAACATTTGTGTTAATAACCCGGAAGAGAGGAGTTTCCAGTGCCAGAGTGTTAGAGATCCTGTCTGCATTTCAGAAGGGAAAAGGTTTCCCTAAATTAATCAGCAAGAGGTCAGGCTTTCCGCCCTCACCTTGTGCATCCCGCTCCCCGGACGCAGGTACAACCCTCAGACATCAGGGGAGTGGCAGGTGTGACGTTGGGGGGCTTGCAGCTCAAGAAAGGGTTCCAGTCCAGAGGGATGCCTCACCAAGGCACACAGAGGAGCTCCTGGTCACTgggcgggggggcagggaggggaggatggcATGGGCATTTCCCCCAAAATGACAACCTACAGAGGGAAGGAGACCCCAAGGCCTGAGCTGCAGGCTTTCAGAGCTCAGAGCTGGGGTTGGGCTCCGGGGATCGTAGGGTTCCCCCCCTCAACTGGCCTCCACAGTGGAGGAGCTGGTGCGTGGCCCATGGCCATGGAGGCCGTCTGGAGGGAGCCCGCCCCACAGGCGTGAAATGCAACGAAGGGCAGGCCAGGGGCCGGCTGGGGTGGGGTATGGGGATGAGCCACAGTCCGCTCGTCAGTACCCCCCACCCTCCGAACTGTGTGGGCAAGGGCTTCACTTGCTCTAGGCCCCCCTTCTCACCTAGAGGATGGGATGGCCACGGCCACGCCCTGGCATTACCACGAAGACACTGAGTCCCACTCCCAGCAACAGCCTGCAGGACAGGGCTCTGCTTGAAGCCGCAGCAGAGCAGGGCATTCGTGGGACACTTCTCCCGGGAATCCGCCGCTCCTGACAACCCATCACACACCCTCCCTCAGACACAGTGATCCTCTTGGAGGAAACAAGTAAATCAAGGTACCTGCCTTTACCATCACACATTCATGCATTGCAttcttttaacaaacatttattaagtgcctacagTGTGCCAGGCCCCGTGCCAGGCCCTGAGGGACAGAGTTGGGTaacacacagccctgccctcaaggagctcacagtcggGGGCAGGGCAAATGCCGGAGCAGGGCAGAAGGGAGGTGCTGTGCTGAGCATGGCAGGCGTGTAAACAGACAGCTGTGGGTGACAGAGCGAGCAGGGACTCTCAGCGGAGCAGCAAGGGGGCGTCCTGGGTCAGTGGGACCAGCAGGACAGAGTCGCCCTCCCTCCTTGGGATGGTGTCCCAGCCCTCCTCCTGAGTCCTGCTGTGCTCCAGGGGCGACTGAGAGGGAGCTTGACACAGAAGGGATCACCGTGGAATCCCCACGCCGCACCCCAGGGCCACTATGCTCCTGAGGGCATCTCTGACCTGGTCTGCGAGGTCACCTCCTTTCTCAACACCTGTGTAGGAAACCCCAGACCTCCTGGCTTATGCTCCTCTCTGCTCTCACGCAGGCTGGGTGCCAGCCTCAGGCACTGGGCACAGCCCCATGAGGCCACCGCTGCTGGAACAAGCCACCTGTCTGGTCACTCAGAGCCGTCTGACCAGCTCAATGAGCTGctggatgtttttgttttggttggaCAGGCCATTCCTTATGTTTTCCAGGAGGCATCTCTTTAACTCGAAAATGGCCTCGCTGTACCCCAAACTCACAGCGGCCATGGGAGGTACCCCATGCCACAGGCCCGGGATGTGCCAAACGTGCTGCTTCTCAGGGTCACAGAAGGCCAGGTCAGCCAGCGTCCGGATGCCACCGCCCTGTTTCTCCATTTGCGCCGCAGCTCTGCTCGCGTCCCCGGGCAGATCTGGGAGCTGCCTCCTGTCTCGTGGCCTGGGGCCAGGCGCACACACATCATGAAGATTCTGGTACACAAACTGATAGTTGGGCATGTGCCCCGTTTTTTCCAGCCTCAGAAACGCGTGCAGAATGGCCGGGGGTACGTCCCTGGTCTCGGCTAAGCTGACCACAGTGACATTGCTCAGCCCCATGAGCAGAGTGGCCAGGGAGGCCTCCAGCTCAAACCTCTCCCCGGCCGTGGCCAGTGCCCCGCCGATCAGGCCCCCTGAGTCTATCACCAAGATGTGGTCACAGCCCAGGTCCGGGCTGAAGCTCTCAGCCACCGTGACCAGCTGCATGAAGGCCCCTCGGGGACCGCAGCCCTGCCCTGTGGCAAAGCGCAGCCCAAACATGGTGTTGAGAAGCGTGGATTTGCCCGTGCCTGGCACACCCAGCACCGACAGGACCACCAGTCGCGACCTCCGCTCCAGGCGGATGTGCAGCTCCTTGAGGAGCCCGGTGACCCAGCGCAGGGGAGTGCTCAGCGTGCTCCCATCGATCAGCTCCAAGGGaagccccagcagcagcagctccaagGCCAAGCCTGGGAAGTGGGCAAAGCGCCGCTGGCCTGCCggcagcctccctgcctccacgaGGCAGCTCTCGGCCTCGTAAAACTGTCCCATCTCCCGCAGGAAGTCCTCCACCCCCAGGGGCTCGGGCCACAGCAGCTCACTCAGGTCCACGACCCCACAGTGTTTTGCTCTCAGGGTCACAATGGTCTCTGGAGGCTGTCTTGGCCTTGGCGGGGCCACCCGGGCCAGCCCCCACTCCATCCACCTCAGGAAGTACTGCTTCTCCCCCAGGGAGGGGCCACTGATGCCAGCAACGAACTCCTGCACTCCCCAGGTGGGCTCGTGGCCATTCTGCTGTGCTCGGAGCTCCAGCAGCCGGTGTCTGAGCTCGGCCCTGCCCTTGTCCGGGGGGTCCCCGGCCCACTGGGCCTGGCACAGCTCCTTCTCCACCTGGGCCGCCTTCCTCCACGGCTCCCCCTGCAGCCTCAGCTCATCCCTTCGGTAGGCATCAGAGTCTTTGATTTTCCTGGTGATGCGCTCCATCCGGTCCTTAGCCCGCTGACACTCCTCACAGTCCTCATCCACCCTAAGCCCCAGCCTGCGGGCTGCATGGGCCATTTCCTCCACAGACAGCCTGCGGCAGGGGGACCGGGCCACGTGCGCCACAATGGAGCGGACCCGGCGCACGAAGCCCACACTGTCCGTGCTGCTCACCTTCACCAGGACGTGCGAGTGGTCCATCTTCAGCACCGGGATGAGCCTGTTGAGAAATCGCAGGTTCGTGTTCCGCTTCCCACGGTACGGGCTCAGGATGAAGTAGTATTTTGTGGCCGAGCCCTTCATGGAGGAGAGTAGCTTGTACTCCTTCTTGCTGATGTTGTCGGTCAAGATGAACACGGCCGAGGACACTTCTGTCAAGAGCTTAAACTGCAGCCAGTGAGACCCGATGTCGCCCCGCAGGTTCAGAAAGGCCATGGGCTCAGGGAAGAAGTCCAGGTCCTCCCTGCCACTGGGAAGGAACCAGGACACTTCCACCAGCCCGTCTGCGATCTCCCGAGGGTTGGTGCCCACGTTCAGGTCGCGGTGCCAGAAGCAGTCCCGTGGCCTGTG containing:
- the URGCP gene encoding up-regulator of cell proliferation isoform X4 gives rise to the protein MASPGRSDLGEVAPEIKASERRTAVAIGDLEWRDMDADDSERSRLQEMLSLLGLETYQAQKLSLPDSLQISSESMKNWAPQAPKDLPWNFLRKLQALNAEARNTTMVLDVPPDARPAEKESQMEEEIIYWDAADDIAADIYSFSELPTPDTPVNPLDLLCALLLSSDSFLQQEIVQKMSLCQFALPLVLPDSENHYHTFLLWALRGVMRTWWAQPPRGVGSLREDSAVLSRAPAFAFVRMEVSSNSKSQLLNAVLSAGHRPRDCFWHRDLNVGTNPREIADGLVEVSWFLPSGREDLDFFPEPMAFLNLRGDIGSHWLQFKLLTEVSSAVFILTDNISKKEYKLLSSMKGSATKYYFILSPYRGKRNTNLRFLNRLIPVLKMDHSHVLVKVSSTDSVGFVRRVRSIVAHVARSPCRRLSVEEMAHAARRLGLRVDEDCEECQRAKDRMERITRKIKDSDAYRRDELRLQGEPWRKAAQVEKELCQAQWAGDPPDKGRAELRHRLLELRAQQNGHEPTWGVQEFVAGISGPSLGEKQYFLRWMEWGLARVAPPRPRQPPETIVTLRAKHCGVVDLSELLWPEPLGVEDFLREMGQFYEAESCLVEAGRLPAGQRRFAHFPGLALELLLLGLPLELIDGSTLSTPLRWVTGLLKELHIRLERRSRLVVLSVLGVPGTGKSTLLNTMFGLRFATGQGCGPRGAFMQLVTVAESFSPDLGCDHILVIDSGGLIGGALATAGERFELEASLATLLMGLSNVTVVSLAETRDVPPAILHAFLRLEKTGHMPNYQFVYQNLHDVCAPGPRPRDRRQLPDLPGDASRAAAQMEKQGGGIRTLADLAFCDPEKQHVWHIPGLWHGVPPMAAVSLGYSEAIFELKRCLLENIRNGLSNQNKNIQQLIELVRRL
- the URGCP gene encoding up-regulator of cell proliferation isoform X2, with product MASPGRSDLGEVAPEIKASERRTAVAIGDLEWRDMDADDYGTNEAQDSDFPAAERSRLQEMLSLLGLETYQAQKLSLPDSLQISSESMKNWAPQAPKDLPWNFLRKLQALNAEARNTTMVLDVPPDARPAEKESQMEEEIIYWDAADDIAADIYSFSELPTPDTPVNPLDLLCALLLSSDSFLQQEIVQKMSLCQFALPLVLPDSENHYHTFLLWALRGVMRTWWAQPPRGVGSLREDSAVLSRAPAFAFVRMEVSSNSKSQLLNAVLSAGHRPRDCFWHRDLNVGTNPREIADGLVEVSWFLPSGREDLDFFPEPMAFLNLRGDIGSHWLQFKLLTEVSSAVFILTDNISKKEYKLLSSMKGSATKYYFILSPYRGKRNTNLRFLNRLIPVLKMDHSHVLVKVSSTDSVGFVRRVRSIVAHVARSPCRRLSVEEMAHAARRLGLRVDEDCEECQRAKDRMERITRKIKDSDAYRRDELRLQGEPWRKAAQVEKELCQAQWAGDPPDKGRAELRHRLLELRAQQNGHEPTWGVQEFVAGISGPSLGEKQYFLRWMEWGLARVAPPRPRQPPETIVTLRAKHCGVVDLSELLWPEPLGVEDFLREMGQFYEAESCLVEAGRLPAGQRRFAHFPGLALELLLLGLPLELIDGSTLSTPLRWVTGLLKELHIRLERRSRLVVLSVLGVPGTGKSTLLNTMFGLRFATGQGCGPRGAFMQLVTVAESFSPDLGCDHILVIDSGGLIGGALATAGERFELEASLATLLMGLSNVTVVSLAETRDVPPAILHAFLRLEKTGHMPNYQFVYQNLHDVCAPGPRPRDRRQLPDLPGDASRAAAQMEKQGGGIRTLADLAFCDPEKQHVWHIPGLWHGVPPMAAVSLGYSEAIFELKRCLLENIRNGLSNQNKNIQQLIELVRRL
- the URGCP gene encoding up-regulator of cell proliferation isoform X3, whose amino-acid sequence is MASPGLEVELLVKGRSDLGEVAPEIKASERRTAVAIGDLEWRDMDADDSERSRLQEMLSLLGLETYQAQKLSLPDSLQISSESMKNWAPQAPKDLPWNFLRKLQALNAEARNTTMVLDVPPDARPAEKESQMEEEIIYWDAADDIAADIYSFSELPTPDTPVNPLDLLCALLLSSDSFLQQEIVQKMSLCQFALPLVLPDSENHYHTFLLWALRGVMRTWWAQPPRGVGSLREDSAVLSRAPAFAFVRMEVSSNSKSQLLNAVLSAGHRPRDCFWHRDLNVGTNPREIADGLVEVSWFLPSGREDLDFFPEPMAFLNLRGDIGSHWLQFKLLTEVSSAVFILTDNISKKEYKLLSSMKGSATKYYFILSPYRGKRNTNLRFLNRLIPVLKMDHSHVLVKVSSTDSVGFVRRVRSIVAHVARSPCRRLSVEEMAHAARRLGLRVDEDCEECQRAKDRMERITRKIKDSDAYRRDELRLQGEPWRKAAQVEKELCQAQWAGDPPDKGRAELRHRLLELRAQQNGHEPTWGVQEFVAGISGPSLGEKQYFLRWMEWGLARVAPPRPRQPPETIVTLRAKHCGVVDLSELLWPEPLGVEDFLREMGQFYEAESCLVEAGRLPAGQRRFAHFPGLALELLLLGLPLELIDGSTLSTPLRWVTGLLKELHIRLERRSRLVVLSVLGVPGTGKSTLLNTMFGLRFATGQGCGPRGAFMQLVTVAESFSPDLGCDHILVIDSGGLIGGALATAGERFELEASLATLLMGLSNVTVVSLAETRDVPPAILHAFLRLEKTGHMPNYQFVYQNLHDVCAPGPRPRDRRQLPDLPGDASRAAAQMEKQGGGIRTLADLAFCDPEKQHVWHIPGLWHGVPPMAAVSLGYSEAIFELKRCLLENIRNGLSNQNKNIQQLIELVRRL